In Corynebacterium frankenforstense DSM 45800, the DNA window TTGTAGGTGCCGGTGTAGCCGAGCATGTTGCGCACGGCGTTGAACTGGCGCGGGTTGTCCAGGTAGGTCTCCGCGATGAACTTCGCGCGCAGCGGGTCACCGGGCAGCAGGACCGTCTCGGCGATCTCGACGCCCTGCGGATTGATGTGGGGGGTGCTGGTGGTCATTGTCTGACCCTCCTGTCTGGCGGTGGCGGTGTTGCTGTGTCCCAGCGTAAGCCGCCGTGCGAACAGATGTCAACGGCAATGTTTGCAATTGTTCGGAGTTGTGTTGTGAGATTATGCACTCCCGGTGGGGAGTCTAGGGGGCCACGGCGGTTTTGGCGCGCGAAATGGTGCGGAGGGGAGCGGCTGCTGCGGTGCGCGGTCCGGGCTCAGTCGTCCGGCTCGTCGAGGATGCGCGAGGCGGTGTCGTGGTCGATGACCAGGTGCGTGGCCAGGCCCATGTCGAGGGCCGTGCGGATCGCCGCGGCCTTGCGCGCTCCGCCGGCGACGAGCACCCGGGTGGGGCGCTTCGTCAGGTCGGAAAGCGTGATGCCCACCGTGCGGGCGTCGACCTCGGGGGCGGCGGGCGAGCCGTCGGCGGTGAAGAACCGCGAGCAGACGTCGCCCACCGCGTGCGCGGACAGCTCCGCGGTCTCCTTTTCGGAGAGGTACCCGAGGTTGAGCACCAGCGACTCCGGGTCCGCGGAGCCCGCGGTGAACACGGCGACGTCGACGTTGGCGCCCAGCTCGAGCATGTGGGCGATGTGCCGGTCGCGCACGACCCACTCCTTGGCCTCGACGGAGTCGAAGATGACCGGCAGCGGCAGCATGAACGTCTCGGCATGGAAGGCGCGCGCGAATCCGGCGAGGGTGGCCATGTCCTTCGTCGAGCGCTCCGAGTGCGAGTGGCCGCCCTTGAGCTGGACGACCTTCACGCCGACGCGGTTCTGCGGGCGCAGGTGCTCGGCGACGGCCGACATCGTCGTGCCCCAGGAGACGCCGAGCGTCGTGTCGTCGGTGACGAGCTCCTCGATGAGCCCCGCCCCGGCGCCGCCGAGCTCGTTGAGCAGCGGCGCCCCGGCCGGCGGGCGCACCACGCGGGCGTCGGTGAGCCCGAAGCGCTGGCGCAGCCGCTGCACCAGCTCGTCGCCGCGCTCGCGGGGGTCGTTCAGGGTGATGGTCACGAAGCCGCGCTCGTGGGCCCGGCTGAGCAGCTTGGACACGGTGGGGCGCGAGATGCCGAGGCGCTCGGCAACCTGCGCCTGGCTCAGGCCGCCGGCGTAGTACAGCTTCGCCGCGTCGACCGCCTGTGCGTCCCGCTCGTCCAACATGTGTCCATTGTCCCACGAACGGACCTCGCGCCCCGTATCGCCGCCCGCATTTCATCCGTGCCCGGAGGCGTGGCGCCCCGACCGCGCGTGCCGGTCGGGTGACTGCCGTCCGTGCGGCGGGCGCGGAAACCGTGCGGGCCGACCGCACCCGCAGGGCGCGCCCCACGCCCCACGCGCCGGCCGCACGGAACCGCCGAGGGGGCGGCGCGCGGCGTCGGCAATCGGTGGTGCGCGCCCGCAACGGCCTGTGCACGCGGCGTCGGAAAGCGGCCGCGTGCGGTACATCAAAATGCGGGTTGAGGTGCTGATTTGTGTATCTTGCGCGCCGCGGGTTAACCTGGTCCAGGCTTCAACGCAGCGGCCAAGGCCGAAGCAGAAGCCGTGCCCCCTTAGCTCAGTCGGCAGAGCGTTTCCATGGTAAGGAAAAGGTCGACAGTTCGATTCTGTCAGGGGGCTCTGTTGCTTGTCTCCCGCTCGACCCACGCGTGAGTGCGGGAACGGGCAGCGCCGTCGCGGCGGTGTAGCTCAGTGGTAGAGCAAGCGACTCATAATCGCTGTGTCGCGGGTTCAATTCCCGCCATCGCTACGAGATGAACGGGTCGGCCGGGAAGTTCCGGTCGGCCCGTTTCGCCGTTCCCGCTTGCCGACGCCGCGCCGCCCGGCGTGGGTGCGCATGCGGCCGTCGGGGGCCGGTTAGGTCCGTGCCGGGCGGTTCTGATAGTGTGTTGCGAGTCGCCGCGTGGCGACGGCACACGCCATAGGGGCGTGGCGCAATTGGTAGCGCAACGGTCTCCAAAACCGTAGGTTGCAGGTTCGAGTCCTGTCGCCCCTGCCAGGTGAGACGGCGCCGACCGTGAGGCCCAGTAGTTGGCCCGCGGCCGGCGCCGTCGCCTTTGTTATAGTTGGTTGGATCCGTCCACCGAGTCCTGTCCAGGAGGAGAGCCTTGAGCGAGGACCGCGAGAACCAGAAGCCGGCCCAGCCGGCGCGCCCCACCGGCAAGCGTCAGCTGACCGGTGCCGGCCCCGTCACCGGCGACTCCTACGTGGCCAAGCGTGCCGAGCCGAGCAAGGAGCAGGACGGCCCCGGCGGCGGTGTGGCCAGCTACCTGCCCGAGGTCGTCACCGAGATGCGCAAGGTCATCTGGCCGACCGCGCAGCAGATGATCACCTACACGCTGGTCGTCTTCGCCTTCCTGATCGTGCTGACCGTGCTGGTCGCGGGCGTGGACTTCCTCGCCGGTGCCGGAGTTGAGTGGGCGCTGACCTCGAAGTAGGATCGAGCCCGTCAACTTCT includes these proteins:
- a CDS encoding sugar-binding transcriptional regulator; amino-acid sequence: MLDERDAQAVDAAKLYYAGGLSQAQVAERLGISRPTVSKLLSRAHERGFVTITLNDPRERGDELVQRLRQRFGLTDARVVRPPAGAPLLNELGGAGAGLIEELVTDDTTLGVSWGTTMSAVAEHLRPQNRVGVKVVQLKGGHSHSERSTKDMATLAGFARAFHAETFMLPLPVIFDSVEAKEWVVRDRHIAHMLELGANVDVAVFTAGSADPESLVLNLGYLSEKETAELSAHAVGDVCSRFFTADGSPAAPEVDARTVGITLSDLTKRPTRVLVAGGARKAAAIRTALDMGLATHLVIDHDTASRILDEPDD
- the secE gene encoding preprotein translocase subunit SecE encodes the protein MSEDRENQKPAQPARPTGKRQLTGAGPVTGDSYVAKRAEPSKEQDGPGGGVASYLPEVVTEMRKVIWPTAQQMITYTLVVFAFLIVLTVLVAGVDFLAGAGVEWALTSK